The following coding sequences are from one Plasmodium coatneyi strain Hackeri chromosome 11, complete sequence window:
- a CDS encoding KIR protein produces MIVRAYCYAYKRKKENESNGDVQFKDAPCYFFYYWIEKLVPKETHTSELPDFLGKFYKTLDSTAGENWCKVTYEDPDINTFALRKGVHDFTYDYDKIQNNVKQNGSTRGSEYIGYLNGIDSACRIVSAGCPKEGNSDPYCADFNKEYRVYCEQKVQELRAQLNNPNQAGSSGSFSDADVVSRVSANQWYSDCSLDKLPSRRIYGKFEEEEGEDVVDGEIVCKVDTVETNLTPVLSNYGEMKKYTKKIAKAWCKAISGATEAKGEKKVDNVVYYSLYYWLGGKVWESGRNDKPLPDVMSEIYLALETASHGITRVPTCTENIDQNLFNKMKKVFEYYYDYGTIKDCIQKSQTSESNCIQEYSSYLQEAVTAYNGMEQYCDGKDNVLRRICCKYFNEISNSSGGTNIPKPSELKSELDRIQETAMLEAEAASSTTTPTAPIISSILGLLGIPTLGFYLYKYNLLPPGIKNFFGGGRSSNNFGNRKIRSVRRNFDTLTEYTTENASTIGPTEYSTEHSTVESIDNSTIYNGPSRKERTNNTTDRRKNISYQNM; encoded by the exons ATGATTGTAAGAGCCTACTGTTACGcatataaaagaaagaaagaaaatgagTCCAATGGCGATGTGCAATTTAAGGATGCACcctgttatttcttttattattggatagaGAAACTAGTCCCTAAGGAAACACACACCTCTGAATTGCCGGATTTCTTGGggaaattttacaaaacgCTAGATAGTACTGCGGGTGAAAATTGGTGTAAGGTTACATACGAAGATCCTGACATAAACACATTCGCTCTGAGGAAAGGAGTACATGATTTTACCTATGATTATGATAAAATACAGAACAATgtaaaacaaaatgggtCTACACGTGGTTCCGAATATATCGGGTACCTGAATGGAATTGATTCAGCATGTAGAATTGTGAGTGCAGGTTGCCCCAAGGAAGGCAACAGTGATCCATATTGTGCGGATTTCAATAAGGAATATAGAGTGTACTGTGAACAGAAAGTACAGGAACTTAGAGCACAACTGAATAATCCAAACCAGGCCGGATCCTCGGGCAGCTTCTCGGATGCCGACGTGGTAAGTAGAGTGAGTGCAAACCAATGGTATAGT GACTGCAGTTTGGATAAATTGCCCTCCAGAAGAATATACGGAAAATtcgaggaagaagaaggggaggatGTCGTGGATGGTGAAATTGTGTGTAAGGTGGACACGGTGGAAACAAATTTAACGCCTGTATTAAGCAACTATggagaaatgaagaaatatactaaaaaaattgcaaaagctTGGTGTAAGGCAATTAGTGGGGCAACAGAggcgaaaggggaaaagaaagtgGATAATGTTGTATATtattctttatattattggcTGGGAGGTAAAGTATGGgaaagtggaaggaatgataAGCCGCTCCCAGATGTTATGAGTGAAATTTACCTTGCACTTGAGACGGCGTCTCATGGTATTACTCGTGTGCCTACCTGCACCGAGAATATTGACCAAAACCTattcaacaaaatgaaaaaagtattcgaATATTACTATGACTATGGAACTATAAAGGACTGCATACAGAAATCTCAGACGTCCGAATCCAACTGTATTCAAGAGTATTCCAGTTATCTACAGGAAGCTGTTACTGCATATAACGGAATGGAGCAGTACTGTGATGGGAAGGATAATGTTCTCAGGAGGATAtgttgtaaatattttaatgAAATTTCCAATAGCAGTGGTGGAACCAATATCCCAAAGCCATCAGAATTAAAATCTGAATTAGACCGTATACAGGAAACTGCAATGCTTGAGGCAGAAGCGGCATCCTCGACCACTACCCCTACCGCTCCTATAATCTCTTCTATACTTGGATTATTAGGAATCCCAACACTGGGATTCTacctatataaa tacaatcttctacctcctgggataaaaaacttctttggaggaggaaggagcagcaACAACTTCGGCAACAGAAAGATAAGATCCGTCAGACGCAACTTCGATACGCTTACGGAATACACAACAGAGAAcgcttcaacaataggtccaacGGAGTATTCAACTGAGCATTCAACAGTAGAATCAATAGATAACTCTACCATCTATAATGGTCCATccagaaaagaaagaacaaataatacaaCCGACCGTCGGAAGAATATAAGTTACCAGAATATGTAA
- a CDS encoding KIR protein: protein MSGGKDPCLTQLPSQKIYDELDKGQTCPTGAQGQCSNEQTIEQVKGPLEVYTSAESYAEDIANAWYYACKKEGGKPPDDKPCYFFYYWLGSKITGILNSEYNFGRTMAAIYKKLGQEGGQCNNICKDLYDDISQSVFILRKEIFDYYYNYNVLQGKKESNEFLCSNECATYLEGVNKAYSNISSSCGGDGKSDPYCNEFTQGYKNYFKDRELILPCNRTTGAEPAVESEDEGTISGDEEEEDLPEDFLEDNEEEGLKDLPSRKKYKELDKKANSDNNGNCSSKVKEELGKNNINGNVKNRIMGAFCHIYTMESGRRKREGWWDYFYYWVGRMLSKNRDDTYFQAAMKGCKGGMDDSQSKHDCDFLRAPEERKVFEASKITFDYYKDKDTIMDEVRPQGGQCPKEYNTYLEKVQLAYKIMRAKCRGGNSYEWCKHFKDQYPEYTKKKTLKLKCKLEPRVKHKRREEPSSLAKQPSLISSDPPGSSTIPAISGTLGTTIGAALVSFFLYKYTSLFRGIGNTSSRSNRKKRSTTHNSDVFTEDDSSTEFSSELNSTLASTYESTEYSTEYDNTQSTRTGRAANNNNRKNGQHRNNIRYQRM from the exons ATGTCAGGAGGAAAA GATCCATGTTTAACACAATTGCCCTCACAGAAAATATACGATGAATTAGATAAGGGACAGACGTGCCCCACAGGAGCACAGGGGCAATGTTCCAATGAGCAAACCATAGAACAGGTGAAGGGACCATTAGAAGTGTACACAAGTGCTGAAAGTTATGCCGAAGACATTGCAAACGCCTGGTATTACGCGTGTAAGAAGGAGGGGGGCAAACCACCGGACGATAAaccctgttattttttttactattggcTAGGCAGTAAAATAACAGGAATATTAAATAGCGAATACAACTTTGGGAGAACCATGGCTGCAATTTACAAGAAATTGGGGCAAGAAGGAGGCCAATGTAATAATATCTGTAAGGACTTATACGATGATATTAGCCAAAGTGTTTTCAttctgaggaaggaaatattcgactattattataattataatgttctacaggggaaaaaagaaagtaatgAATTTTTATGCAGTAATGAATGTGCGACGTATTTAGAGGGAGTTAACAAAGCATATTCAAATATAAGCAGCAGTTGTGGGGGAGATGGTAAGagtgatccatattgtaacGAATTTACGCAGGGATATAAGAACTATTTTAAAGACAGGGAACTAATATTACCATGTAACAGAACGACTGGAGCAGAACCTGCAGTAGAATCAGAGGACGAAGGTACCATTTCAGGagacgaggaagaagaggaccTCCCAGAGGACTTCCTAGAGGACAACGAG gAGGAAGGTTTGAAGGATTTACCTTCaaggaaaaagtataaaGAATTGGATAAGAAGGCCAACAGCGATAATAATGGGAATTGCAGTAGTaaggtgaaggaagaattaggaaagaataatattAATGGCAATGTTAAAAATAGAATTATGGGGGCATTTtgccatatatatacaatggAAAGCGGTAGACGTAAAAGAGAAGGGTGGTgggattatttttattactggGTGGGTAGAATGTTATCCAAAAATAGGGATGACACATATTTCCAGGCAGCTATGAAAGGATGTAAAGGCGGAATGGACGATAGTCAGAGTAAACATGACTGTGACTTCCTTCGCGCTccagaggaaagaaaagtcTTTGAAGCCTCAAAAATTACGTTCGATTATTATAAGGACAAGGATACCATAATGGACGAGGTGAGGCCTCAGGGGGGACAGTGCCCCAAAGAGTATAACACATATTTGGAGAAAGTGCAGCTTGCTTATAAAATTATGCGTGCTAAATGTAGAGGGGGGAATAGTTATGAATGGTGTAAACATTTTAAGGATCAGTATCCGGAAtatacaaagaagaaaactttGAAGTTAAAGTGTAAACTGGAACCTAGGGTTAAGCATAAACGCAGGGAGGAGCCTTCATCTCTAGCAAAACAACCTTCTTTAATTAGTTCAGATCCTCCGGGAAGTAGCACCATCCCTGCCATATCTGGTACATTGGGCACCACAATAGGAGCTGCATTggtctccttctttttatataag TATACCTCCCTATTCCGCGGAATAGGTAACACTTCCAGTAGAAGCAACAGAAAGAAGAGATCCACCACACATAACTCCGATGTCTTCACAGAAGACGATTCTTCTACAGAATTTTCATCAGAATTAAATTCCACACTTGCTTCCACATACGAatcaacagaatattccacagaatATGACAACACACAATCTACCAGAACAGGACGGgcagcaaataataataatagaaaaaacggGCAACATAGGAATAATATAAggtatcaacgtatgtag